The DNA region acaccaatatatatatatatatatatatatatatatatatatatatatatatatatatatatatatatatatatatatatatatatatatatatatatatatatatatatatatatatatatatatatatatatatatatatatatatacacaattggTGTGTATGTTAATTAACAAACTGTAACGTATGACTCATCCATGGTGTAGCTTGCTCAACTTAACTAATTtgggaatataatatatatatatatatatatatatatatatatatatatatatatatatatatatatatatatatatatatgtactattttATCTCTCATTTTTGATAGGGTGGGTTGGGTTTGATTTGGCTGGATTGACTTGGGTTAGGCTGGCATAtgggttggattaggttaggttatgttaggttgaaATTCAATGCACGTCTTATCAACATTGGGCTTAAGactgaccacaagtacagtttctatgtttttttttgtatttatatactgtatatacaagagttcttagtcTTGTATGGCCACCAGCATGCTCAACTTGGTCGAGTCCCACTATtattttataagtggtgattgtaatgcctctttttcttctatagcgtatttaacgcctctagcctttcttcgtaactcttgtttttaaGGTCtgaaagccattttgtagcatgcctttgcaccttttccacttGATTAatatgcttcttgagatatgggcaccatacaactgctgcaaatTCCAATTTTGCTTTCACAATTCATGAATACTTTCTTTAGCATTTCaccatcaaaaaaaaaaaaaaaaaaaaaaaaaaaaaagagatttcTGACTGCTTGGGCTTGACCTGGCAacctgtgtgtgtacattcacaggcttcctgtccccaagttTCAATTTCACGCTTGGTTTCAATTTCACCttcagtttcctaccttgtgcttcaaactcacactacatcttgtgctacccactcccctaATATTAGTACTGTATACTTCAGATACACATTatcaccagtgtaatcacctgtcAGTTTATACTGTAGTTATATGTTGATATCAAATTTTGCTTCAATGTACCtcttcatcttacctgatatgttagattaaggacctgcccgaaacattatgcgtgttagtggctttgcaagaatgcaaAAATACGAATATTATacttgtatactctcacaaatCCATTGTACTGTACcttcatgtaaataaataaaactatCTTAAGAATTCCTAACATTTAGTATATGGAAGAACGTGCAAGAGTCCTTTTATTGTCCAAGGGATAAAGATTTTTGTTGGCTTCTGAATGCCTCAATAGTTACAGTAATAAGTGTAGCATACTAAAAATCCATCAAATATATAAAATagcttttctcaatatttcaaaTTTTTTGTATTCTCTACCACAGAAAGAACCTTTAAAGGTGATACAAAAAATATAAGCTGATATGTTTCTGAATACGTATATATTACCATTACACTGCTTTAAGGGTTATTGAAAGGATAATCAAATAAATTATCATTATTCATTTTAATATCACAAAGTGCAATGAAAATCATCAAACAGTAAATTTCTAAACAATCAAGTTTTTAGGATCCAGTCAGCCCAAACGATTCTGAATAAATGTACAGTATTCCAATCCTCTTAAATTATTCAAAAATGAGGACAAATTCATTAAGAACATCAAACATTTTGGTTCTACGGTAAAATAGCATAAAAGATTAGTTGTAACAAACATTGTTAAATGAATGCATGAAAAACTATACAATACTATGAATCTTTAATAACCTCAACTGGTTCAACTACAGCTTACTGTGCTGGTCAAAATCAAACGATTCTTAAATAATCTCAAGCATAATAGTCAACAGTATAGCAAATCAATTCATACCATATGAGACTGTAAGAAACTTTCACAAAGTCCGACATTCGTTCCATAGAAAATAATACACAGCCAAATTTATATCTGGCTTCAGCACACACTTTACACCTGCACATCTGGGTTAAATATTTATATCCTATGTACAAAAAATGCTTTCATCCTTAGCCTCACACATGAAGGCATCATTAAGAGCCTGATTGCTTCAGATGGAAGGGAAGGGTGGGGTtagggggattgggggggggatcTAATTAGACTTTTGAATGTTTCTTAGTAGTGCAACAGACCAATCCCATAAACATGAAAGAAATCACCAATACACAAGGTATGGAATGTCATtgatgaaaataaataagaatGTATGTAATTTTCATGTTTGCTTATGCTACGTGCACACTCGAGAAAGACAAAAAGAGCAATGGTAGTAAACCAAACGTTAAATTAAAACTACAATATTGACTAAGTTAATGCATATCTAAAATTTAATATTAAGATCAATATAACTTTATAATGGTCTTCAAGAACTCCCAAGTTCTGCAGCTTTACTATTAACAAAATTGACAGAATATCTCAAAATACATTTAAGCTGCATTTAccgtatacagtggtacctcgggttACGAACGTCCCTGTTTACGAACTTTTCGAGTTACAAGCTCGATTTGttcggaaaatttgaatcgggatacgagtttgttgataagCGTACGGCCATGCTTGCGTGTGATGGCACGGCaatcgcacctcagtttaccagtgcctcacgcccagtgactatcccgcctgaattcttcacaagaatttaaaaaattttgttggatttttgtctATTTGAGCAtagaagttgttattatatatctcgccatggatcccaagaaagccagtggtaaggttcaaggcaaaaaatcacatgtgagaatgaccatagagaaaaaacaagagatcattcataaacatgaaaatggtactcgtgttgttgaactagctaggcagtaaaaCAAATCTTTATGGGAGGAAGAGGTGACAGTAGAGAATGTCCcatcctcattaattaagaaaatgtgtgcaataTAGGAAGGACTACAAAGTTTTTCAaaaaagaatcacccagataaaaCTGTAGTAGGCAGTTGCATttatctttttaatgacaatgtgatgcctcactacagacaagtgttgcaaagaagggaaaaacaatcttcaatggaatgtttccttgtgagaaaagtgagaaaatcaagcagtgagccacaaccaggacttagtggtatgcaggcaaaatgtgccagagagtgcactccagagaaatcttcactgcctgatgttataatggaaggggactccccttccaaacagtaacacctctcctcctcctcaccatcttccatatgccaacaggagtcatcagcaaaGGTAATAACTTGAGCATACctttgtagtgaagatttgggtgaattagataTAAAATTTACTCTAAAGTGAAATTTTTGGGGAGTCGagcacggattaattcatttaccATTATTTCTTACGGGGAAATTCgcttcggtttacgaattttcggGTTACGAACCGTCTCCAAGAACAgattaaattcttaaaccgaggtacccctgtatataACACTGTTTTCCACAATGTTTGATCTTTAAGCATGCAAACAAAATAgtcattaaaatttaatttacaaattgCATCCTAAAAAAATAATGCCTACAATGTAAAAATTGGTTACTTTtcatcatttaaaaaaaaaaaagtgtaattTTTAGCCACATACTGAATTAAATTTGACCCCACTGGTAGACTCTAGTTTTACAGTTTATTTTGAATTTATATACTTCTCATCTGAGAAGAATAGATGACAAGTTCTACAATATAGGCCTGAAACGCCTGTTATTCAATTTTGTTCACTTTAGAATGAATCACAAATCAAATAAAAATAACCATTTGGCTACCAGTGAAGTGGATTGTGGATTAAGTGGATTATTAATCCACTTAACACAATTAAGTGGATTGGATTGTGTTAAGTGGATTATTGTGGATTCTGAACAGAGCTGTTAACACCAAGCCAAGCTTGGAGTACGACTAGCTTTTCGGCAAACACAAAGACAGTTAAAACACAAATACTGCTCAAAGAACCATTACAACCAGTGACAAGTACTGTACAACACATTAGAAAAGCCTTAACGAAAATCTCATACACACTGTTATATCTAATGTCCAGAAAAAGTCCAAAATATAACTACTGTACTATTTATTTAGATGACTTCTCTTTTTAATAGATGTTGAATGCCAGAGGGCTAAGCCTAATTTCATGCTTGCagttttttgtataaaatgtttacagaatttatatttttttacgaGTTTCTGCTACAGTTATTATGAACAGGCATAAATTGACAAGATTCCTTGAGGACAAGCAGCCATATGAAGCAGACAACAATATAAACCAACTCACACAAAAATATTTTAAATCCTCTTCACTGATGTAGGTTTACAGTGAATATATTGTTTCTTCTCACCATGGAATATTGTTTACGTTGACTGTGTTGCAGCAAAAATGTTACAGAAACAAATTACCTTCTCAGAGCGGAGAATAATTGTGATATTTTGATTTTACTCATGGGCTTCTGTTCATTGACATCAGGTAGTTATTTTTGCCTTCTatatgctacatagtcttccggACTTGATGCCTTCCTTTTATAATTAATcagtgcttgcttgcttgcttctgCCACCTGTGTCACTGCTTAAGCAAACCCATCAACAACTGATATTAGTTAACATTTATGAGACTAAAATAATATATGAAATAATTACTTAAAAAGTAACATACAGTATTACACAAAATAAAAATGCCTTAGATTACTAATAATGCTATTATAGAAACTGTTTGCTGCTACTTACATGCAGGATgagaaaattaaatgaaaataggaCAGTATACAGTATTTTCAGGAGGGTTTCAATCCCCCATCTCTTTTGAGTTATTGTCATTGTTACCCATCGGCAGTTACGTGAATAGCATCACATTAGTGCTCAGCTGTttaagttttgtgtgtgtgttttgctactgttgttgctattAGTAATAGACAAAAGGTTACTGTTGTGGCTGTAGACTATAGTACACCAAGTTTATGAATGATGTTTTGCAGATTTAAAATTGTGATCCTGGAAGGTGAAATAAATTTAGTGAAGCTTTGCTATGAGCAATACTCATTACTGTCCTCTCGCTGTGGCTGACACGCTGACACACAAGAAAGTTTTGTAACGACTCGATTTACTTTGATTACTGGGTGCTACAAAGAACCGATGTAACACCTCAAAGCCGGTAAATTATTCAGAAGGATTATGATTTAAAACTTCCATTTATAAAGATCACAAAACTaacatttatttttttataattaacataaaaatgaatGCCATATAAAATCTTTTACAGAGATTAATTACTCTCATAGCAATCAATGATCATCTCAATACTGCAGGGATCTCTGAGATATGAACCTCAGACTTACAAACCACATACAGTACTGATAATTCAGTTCTCACCTTTCACAGCTCCTCCCACCTGTCACAATCACAAGAAGAAAAGGTGCCAATGAGCTCTCACCAATAGCATAAAAATGTCACTGTCTATTTATCTGTGTTTGTCATTACAGTATGTGTGTGGATTTTGGTTTCTGTCTGTGACACTTTGTCCGTATGCAAGTGTCACTGTCTCGCTTCTCtcaaaattatataaaaatacaGCATTCTCTGAATCAATGCATGTGCCAGCTACCCTTGGggtaacacacccacacacctagcACTCActgccccctcccacaccccactttgCACATACTgcgccacacacacagcagtcgAGTAAGTCTAAAAAATTATTCCAGCAAGAATATACACAAATTTTGTCAAAGACAGTCAGATAGACATTGGTAGGCAGGTTGGATAAGTGGATAATCAACACTAGATGTCGTAAGATAAATTTATTGCCTCACAGGAGAGCCATAGTGCATTGGTCCAGGATCTGTACAGAGTGCACTGAATCAGCATGCCAGCCACCCTCTGGCTATACAGTGGTTGTaggcagccagccagtcataTAGTCAACAAATCAGTAATTATTAATCATGTACTGTACTTTGTAATAGTAGTTGGGACAAATCAACATTAATTTTGCTAAAACATACCAACACAGGTCGTTTTGAAACCTAACTCCTGTTTATAAAATTGTATCAACTGGAAAGTGTTTTCCAAATGACTTACGAAGACAAATTTGAAACGCATACCATTCATGATAATTCTCTGCACTGTTTTAAAATCCAGAAGTGAAACCAGCACCATTGCCATCATTTATTAACCAGAGGATCATCATCAAGCATATTCATCCTCGCAAAAGAATACTTAATTTCAATGAGTTCACTTTCTGCAGCAAACAGTAACCTCTTGAATATACTGTACCTGGTATATATATACTGACCAATTTGATGAGAACCTACAGCTATATAACAAATTGGTCATAATATGCACATTTATAGGTATGATTCTTTAAACAAATGCAAATATGTGTAGGAAACTTCAActgcaaagattaccatttaatgAGTTTGATGCTTGCATATAGCACAGTGGATAATGAGATTGAAGTCTGTATTTCCCATAAAAAGTTAAAGTAGACAATGGGACTTTTAGTCAATCTTGACTGCTCCATATATATTCCTAATAAAAAGATATGCTGCATAAAATCCAATGGTTCCAGTAAGTAACCAGAATGTCATGACCATAATTGTTGTATAGCCAAAATAGAGCAAGAGAGGAACAAACTCTGTAATCTCAAGCTTAGTGGTTAGGTAAAAGACAGAGTAGGCAGCAACATACACAGCTGACCCTCCAGAAGTGATGAGGCTCCGCCACCACCAATGATAATCTTCACCACACAGCTGGAAGTACACCATCACTACGCTGATCTGACCACAAGAGATGACAAGGATCAAGAAAACCAGGAACAAGAACCCAAATAAGTAGTAAAATTGATTCTCCCAAATTGCTGATAAAATGAAGAACAACTCAATAAACATGGCTCCAAATGGCAGAACTCCTGCCATAAGCAGGCACAACATTGGATGCATGTACCAAACTTGCTCCGGTACTTGACGTGGTATCTGATTGGTGCGAACAGGGTGCTCATAAGGATGCTTTCGGAACCCAAAGAAGTAGCCAATGAATGTAAGCGGCACCAAGATGCAAACCCACAGGGACAACAATGCTACCATGGTTGTGAATGGCACAGCCCCACTGGACTGTTTTCCCCAAATGAAGAAATTCAAGAAAAACCCTGTGATAAAAACAAACGCAGGATAAAGGGTGGCTGTCCAAAATGCTGCAGACTTCCATTGTTGACCACGAAGCGTACGATATAGGCGGCCAGACATGTAGCCGGCAACAAGACCCATGAAGACGTAGAGCAAGATGCCTGCAGTCATGAGAGCACCACGTGAAGCAGGCGACAACATTCCAAACATAGCCAGAATGATGGTAATGAGTGCCATGCAGAAGATTTGGACACCTGAGCCAACAAGAGCAGAGAAGAGCTTCGGGTAACGAGGAGGACGAAAAACATCACCGTGCACCAGCTTCCAGCCAGATTCCTCCAGAGTTTCTTCTAAACTTTCATCAGCATTGTATctgaaaaaataaatataaatcatgGTATAGAAAGTCAATTTGCATATAAAATCTGGTACAAATACAAAGCCACATTTCACATGCCGTACAACTGTAAATTGCTTAATGCAACAATTCACAGATCAGTAAAATGTTACTATTATTAACATTAATGCTTAAAAGATAAAAAGTAAATGATTTTATGCAGttcattctcatgatctgacaacCATTAAATTGGAAGTGGTTTTGCCTAAGCAGAAACTTTTGAAGCTAGACCATCAACTTAACCTACTGAGACTGATGCTCATTAGTCCAAAACACATCATTCATACTTTAACAGTAGACATTTATGAAGAGTAATTTGTGTTTAGCACCAACAGCTTATTAAATTCCTCATTTTTAATCTACTTCTtccataaacaaactccttccTTAATATTTAATGCACATATGCTGCAATATTCTGTAATGGTATGGACAGACCATagctccttcccccttccctcattcATCTCCCCTATCCTCCTGCCTTCGTCACTAACCATTTCACCCACCAATGTGTAGCTGGTGGACCTCCCCCTCCCACCAATGTGTAGCTGGTggacctcccccctcccaccaatgTGTAGCTGGtggacctccccccctcccaccaatgTGTAGCTGGTGGACCTCCCCCTCCCACCAATGTGTAGCTAGTGGACCTCCCCCTCCCACCAATGTGTAGCTGgtggacctccccccccctcccaccaatgTGTAGCTGGtggacctcccccccctcccaccaatgtgtagctggtggtcctccccccaccaccaattTGCAGCTGGTggtcctcccccccaccaccaatttGCAGCTGGTGGTTCTCCCCCCCAACTTGCAGCTGGTGGTTCTCCCCCCCCACCAACTTGCAGCTGGTGGTTCTTCCCCCCACCAACTTGCAGCTGGTggttcccccccctccaccaacttGCAGCTGGTGgttctccccccctccaccaactTGCAGCTGgtggttctccccccccccccaccaacttgCAGCTGGtggttctcccccccccaccaacttgCAGCTGgtggttctccccccccccaccaacttgCAGCTGGTGGTTCTCCCCCCCACCAACTTGCAGCTGGTGGTTCTCCCCACCAACTTGCAGCTGGtggttctcccccccccaccaacttgCAGCTGgtggttctccccccccccaccaacttgCAGCTGGttgttctcccccccccaccaacttgCAGCTGgtggttctccccccccccaccaacttgCAGCTGGTTGTTCTCCCCCCCCACCAACTTGCAGCTGgtggttctcccccccccccaccaacttgCAGCTGGTGGTTCTCCCCCCCCACCAACTTGCAGCTGgtggttctccccccccccccaccaacttgCAGCTGGTGGTTCTCCCCCCCACCAACTTGCAGTTGgtggttctccccccccccaccaacttgCAGCTGGtggttctcccccccccaccaacttgCAGCTGgtggttctcccccccccccccaccaacttgCAGCTGGTGGTTCTCCCCCCCACCAACTTGCAGCTGgtggtactccccccccccaccaacttgCAGCTGGTGGTTCTCCCCTCTACCAACTTGCAGCTGgtggttctccccccccccaatttgCAGCTGGTGGTTCTCCCCCCTCTACCAATTTGCAGCTGGTGGTTCTCCCCCCCACCAACTTGCAGCTGGTGGTTCTCCCCCCACCAACTTGCAGCTGGTGGTTCTCCCCCCACCAATTTGCAGCTGGTGGTTCTCCCCCCACCAACTTGCAGCTGGTGGTTCTCCCCCCACCAACTTGCAGCTGGTGGTTCTCCCCCCACCAACTTGCAGCTGGTGGTTCTCCCCCCACCAACTTGCAGCTGGTGGTTCTCCCCCCACCAACTTGCAGCTGGTGGTTCTCCCCCCACCAACTTGCAGCTGGTGGTTCTCCCCCCACCAAATTGCAGCtggtgctccccccccccaccaacttgCAGCTTCCAAATTTAACCTTTAATGGAAGCACTACTGCTATAATTTTTTACTTTCAATGGTTCAAAAATATAACCCTTTCCCAATGTCAATGGATGTATCATCAAGCAATATTTAACTTTGAATAGGCTTATTATTGATGTATCATTGCCAATTTTCCACTTTCAATTAGCTTATTAGTTCCCACTTTCAAATGGTGCATCATTACAATACATTTTTACACTTTAAATGGGTCAGAAGACATTTAGTCTCTAGTGTGGCAAAGAGAGAGAAATTGGATCCACAGCTAAGTTTCCTCCCCAATTACTGCAGTGGATACAGATCTAATGGATCCAAAagcttagcttcctcaactgtatgaattcctgcctcctcatacccttaatcactagacctactagaatcactgatagcactgccacgactctagatcacatctggaccaacataacctctccgcttacttcaggtataatcaccgatagcactacagaccactaccccacatttctcttaactaacattagcaaaccacctctagaaacaagggagttaagctttaggctgcacaatgaaactgctataaacaattttataactgctgctgataatgtcaactgggagtccgagttaggtaacataggggacatcaacctagcagtgcaatcttttctacaaacaactcttagcctttataacacccactgtcctaggcttactaaacaagtcacaagcaaaaggcttaacaatccttggcttacaaagggaatactgaaatccattaacaaaaaacacgaccttgagaagaagtataggttaggaattgtctccaaagaattctcaaagaattactcattattgctatctaagataattagacgagccaaaactaaatactacgaagataaatttactcaaataaagagcaacattaaacaaacttggagcacaatttcacaaatattgggatcaaagaaatctttaaataacaaaccgactctcctgtctaataacgatggtcagctttcagcctctgattctgctattgagttcaataggttcttctcttccattggttcatcccttgcaaatgatattccatcttccagtactgacattaaggactatcttacaggtaactatccacagtctctgtacctaaagcctattaactccactgacgtcaatgagataatcctttcccttaaaaccaagtctggtgcccttgaggagataccaactttaatttacaaaaaagcctccagatctttagcccctgctattgctttgctcttcaacaagtcacttgaactccaaacctttcccgatattctaaaaaaagcgagagtaacgcctgtccacaaatgtggtgaccccacagatgttaacaactacagacctatatcaatcctgccaaacttgtcaaaaatttttgaaaaacttatatacaagcagctttactcatatctagccaaactcaatatacttagcccttgccaatatggcttcagacccaaaaaaagcactaacgatgcacttattagtatgcttaactcgattcatacagctcttgataaaaaggaattcccggttgggttatttgtggacctgcgtaaagcttttgatactgtcaaccaccataaccttcttcttaaattacatcattatggagtcagaggacactccctacaatacctcgagtcctaccttactgacaggctccaatatgtttctgtgaataatacaatttctcccaccctacccatcaacattggtgttcctcagggcagcatacttggccctctcctctttctcatctacattaatgaccttccaaatgcctcccaacacctcaaaccaattctatttgctgacgacacaaccttcatttactccagtcctgaccctcttgctctaaatgccacagtaaatactgagctaaataaagtccatctttggctaactgccaacaaactcacccttaacattgacaaaaccttctatattctgtttggcaataaatcctctagtcttataaatctcaaaataaacaatacccaaatttgtaacaaattagatggcaaattccttggcattctcattgaccacaagctgaatttccagggacacattctaaatatatcaaaaaaagtctctaaaactgtgggcattctttctaagatcagatattatgtaccacgccctgccctggtgactctctattactcccttatctatccttatctcaactatggtatttgtgcttggggttctactacccaaaatcacttacgtcctctaattacccaacacaaagccgctattaggacaatatccaactctggccccagacatcactcggtacccctactcaaatctcttaatatgttagatattaagtcactgcacattctctcatgtgtattatacatatataaaacgctaaaccataatgccaatcctgatcttaaaagcttcatagaaggttgtaacagaacccatgagcaccacaccagaaataaatacagttttgatattcctagagtacgtcttaatcaaactagaaatgctctgcaaatcaaggggcccagaatgtggaatgaccttcccaaccatgttaaagactgtacctctctcaaccagtttaagataaaaactcaacactacctaataaattccctgtaatctacctcactcctttaatcaacactgtttgtcaacttattgtttttgtgctgctttttcagtcatgttccccctttttttttttttttttttatctttatttgtatttgttctcaacaccttttaaTCTTTATGCTcagttagtattaagttctagatattaatgtttttcttgcccgaaacgcattgcgtaatagtggctttaggcattgtatgtactagctctatctatatatcaatccattaatgtaacattacttgtatgtatataccttacctgaataaacatctgaatctgaatctgaatctgaaaatgTATTCTACTACACAATTTCACATTCTGGGTAACAACACGAGTGGCACCAACCATTTTTAGTGACAATGAATATCTGGCCCTGACTGGTAAATACAGTAGTACTGCATACTATTCATTTGACAGGACCATATTCGCTCTCCAGT from Procambarus clarkii isolate CNS0578487 chromosome 31, FALCON_Pclarkii_2.0, whole genome shotgun sequence includes:
- the TM9SF4 gene encoding transmembrane 9 superfamily member 4, translated to MRFSIIILTLLARVSWGFYVPGVAPVEFKKKDPVEVKAVKMTSSQTQLPYEYYSLQFCRPRNGTIYKSENLGEVLRGDRIVNTPYEVQMAVNTPCRLLCHELQKPIMWSAEQAREVADRIRHEYYVHLLVDNLPCATKFMMMETHEQVYERGYKLGYVHNDKVYINNHLRFILSYHTEDNVDFRVVRFEVEESSVDLAELKGTENHCSFPDKHNAQEVKTTGTTHILFTYSVEWQKSEVRWASRWDIYLQMTDVQIHWFSIVNSLVVVFFLSGILTMIMIRTLRRDIARYNADESLEETLEESGWKLVHGDVFRPPRYPKLFSALVGSGVQIFCMALITIILAMFGMLSPASRGALMTAGILLYVFMGLVAGYMSGRLYRTLRGQQWKSAAFWTATLYPAFVFITGFFLNFFIWGKQSSGAVPFTTMVALLSLWVCILVPLTFIGYFFGFRKHPYEHPVRTNQIPRQVPEQVWYMHPMLCLLMAGVLPFGAMFIELFFILSAIWENQFYYLFGFLFLVFLILVISCGQISVVMVYFQLCGEDYHWWWRSLITSGGSAVYVAAYSVFYLTTKLEITEFVPLLLYFGYTTIMVMTFWLLTGTIGFYAAYLFIRNIYGAVKID